The genomic segment taaaaaattaaaaagtccaACCCGCTGGCATACATGTAAATTACCATCAACCTAAATGTAACTTTAGTTACCAAATCATACCGGTTAAAAAATtagagtaaattatattattaattacttaattatagTACAATTAATTTATAGTTACTCagttataaaaagttacaaaataatcatctaattattcattttttcttttttgtcaccGGCTGGAAaatgtaaagaaagaaaaaaccgaAAAATCAAAGATAGTTGAGTAGCCAAAGAacaaaattactaataattaGGTGACCAGTactatagtttaccctaaaatttaaaggtaaaactttttctaatgaatgcattttataataattaataaaataagagttatattaAGGATTGAAAAGTTACTCAACTATCTTGGATTTTTgggagtgttttttttttaacgtTAACCAGCTGGTGActgaaaaagataaaattaaataattggatAACCATATTGTAACCTTTCATACTTGGATGACCAAAAAAGAAACCTAACAATAATTGAgtgattgaaatttttttttactaataattatgtgactaataatataatttacctaTAAATTTAAAGGTAAAACTTTCCCTATGAATgcgttttatatatataattgaaaagtTGTAACAAATTGGGGTGATAATATATCCGTGAAGCACTCCCCACCATgctaataaaaaactaaaaataaccaTTAATTTGCTAAGAAAGGGTTTCTTTGGTAGTATAAATAAGGCATTTCAATGATGTATTATTCAAGCCAAGGGGCAATAAGTAATAAGCAATAAGCAGCCCCACAACTTcaaaaagttttttttctttcttttcctatcTCTATTTGAAATCTGTTTCAagggaagaagaaggaaaattttatgattttttgaggGTTTGCTaagaataaatagaaaacaatggCGAACAATGTTGCTGTTATTGGTATCTGTTCGGTGTTCTTGGTGGCAGCAGTGGTGGCAGCAGTGGTGGGTGTTACGCATTTAAAAAACAATGGTGATTCGAAAAGCGGTGAAATATCGAGTTCGACGAAAGCGGTGCAAACTGTTTGTCAACCCACACAGTTCAAAGAGGCATGCGAGAAGAGCCTGGAGTCATCTAATTCCACCGACCCTAAGGAGCTGATAAGGACGAGTTTCCAAGCAGCGATAGAGGAAATAAGGAAAGTGTTGGCGAATTCAGCGATGATACAAGACTTGAATAAAGATGACAACAACAAAGCAGCCCTTAAGGTTTGTAAAGAAGTATTGGATTTATCAATTGCTGACCTGCAACTTTCATTTGATAAGCTGGGGGGATACGAGATGAGTAAGATCGGTGATTACTTACTAAACCTGAGGGTGTGGTTAAGCGGTGCCTTAACTACCTTACAAACATGTGTAGACTCATACGCGGAGGTAAATAAAGAACAAGCGGAAAAGATGAATTCAATTTTGAAGACTTCAATGGAGCTTACCCAAAATTCTTTAACCATGGTGACTAAGTTATCCACCATCTTGAATGACCTTAACATTCCAGGCATCAATATCGACACAACTGGGTTTGAACGTAAGCTCCTGTCTAACGATGGACCTGAGTGGATGGGCCACGCTGAGAGGAGACTACTTCAAGCAAAACCAACAGATTTGAAGCCTAACGTTGTGGTTGCTAAGGATGGTAGTGGGAAATATGATACCATCACCAAGGCCTTGGCTGAAGTCCCTCAAAAAAGCCCCAATcgatttattattcacattaagGCTGGTACTTACAAGGAACAAGTCCTTTTACCTAAGGAGATGACTAATGTTATGTTCATCGGTGATGGTCCAACTAAGACCATCATCACCAATGACCTTAACTGCATTAGGGATCATCCGCTTAAAACATTCGGCACTGCAACGGTTGGTAAGTagtattatatacatataagttTTGGTGGTGAGGTGAGGTGACTAATTAGTATGTATGTTTGTGAAATATTGCAGGTGTGGATGGGGCTGGTTTCATGGCCAGGGACATTGGATTCGAGAACACAGCAGGACCTCCTGGTCATCAAGCAGTAGCTTTTAGGGCAACATGTGATATGGTCATCATGTTCAATTGTCATTTCAATGGATACCAAGACACCCTTTATGCTCACAAACAGAAACAATTTTATAGGGATTGTCTCATCAGCGGGACAGTGGATTTCATTTTCGGGGATGCGGCGAGTGTGTTCCAAAATTGTCTGATCATTGCGAGGAAGCCAGGTGAAAACCAGAACAACATGATTACGGCCCACGGAAGGAAATTCCCATACACTCACTCAGCTATTGTGCTTCAAAATTGTACCATCTCAGGCGCCCCTGACTACCTCCCGGTGAAGGACAAGAGCAAGACGTATCTTGGTCGTCCTTGGAAAGCTTTGGCGAGGACCATCATAATGCAAAGCAATATTGATGACATCATTACACCAGAGGGTTACTCCCCCATGGAAGGAACCGTAGGACTAGACACCGGTTACTTTGTAGAGTTCCAAAATAGGGGACCAGGGGCTAAAACCGAAGGCAGGGTCAAATGGCCAGCTATCAAGACAATCGATATAAATGAAGCCAAGAAATGGACTCCTGGCGTCTTTCTTGAAACTGAAACTGACAAATGGATTTCGCAAACCGGCACTCCTTGTTATCCTGACATGGTCCCTGGAGTGTAAACTTCCAAAACCATCGCCATTAGTAttcttttattatcattattagtaATCATGTTGTCAATTATTGATTAAGTTAAACAattttttcctatgttttatttatattaataagatATTCTTTATTATGGAAGGTGcaaactaaaattattttcttattccccaactatataaaaaaatgttagaGATAGATATAAAGTCTAATATGctattaaacaaaaaaaacaatattattaAGTTTGCTATgtatttcattaattaaaatagtacatgttaatatattttattaatttatataataatttttaaaaaaatatttttttagtatatataatttaataatttgtagttatcatttaacataaatgttattttaatgTATAATAAACTATTTAACATAGATATAATTtcaatacttttattattttaatttataaatgtaatttataatatgcTATTTAACGTaatgtttaatataaatattatatttcaaaattatatatgatctAGCGAGTGAAAAAAACTGACGCAACACCCGGTTCGATTCGTGCCTTTCTATTGTTGAGTATACTAACAACGACAACTTGGAGTCCTAATCTGCTGATTTTTAACACTTCTAGCGGAATGCAATATATGACATCCGTGTCGGTGTACGACATTCAtccaaattgaaaaataaaattgtaaatatcattatgtaTGAAATTTTTTTACGAATCATTACGT from the Gossypium hirsutum isolate 1008001.06 chromosome D09, Gossypium_hirsutum_v2.1, whole genome shotgun sequence genome contains:
- the LOC107926417 gene encoding pectinesterase: MANNVAVIGICSVFLVAAVVAAVVGVTHLKNNGDSKSGEISSSTKAVQTVCQPTQFKEACEKSLESSNSTDPKELIRTSFQAAIEEIRKVLANSAMIQDLNKDDNNKAALKVCKEVLDLSIADLQLSFDKLGGYEMSKIGDYLLNLRVWLSGALTTLQTCVDSYAEVNKEQAEKMNSILKTSMELTQNSLTMVTKLSTILNDLNIPGINIDTTGFERKLLSNDGPEWMGHAERRLLQAKPTDLKPNVVVAKDGSGKYDTITKALAEVPQKSPNRFIIHIKAGTYKEQVLLPKEMTNVMFIGDGPTKTIITNDLNCIRDHPLKTFGTATVGVDGAGFMARDIGFENTAGPPGHQAVAFRATCDMVIMFNCHFNGYQDTLYAHKQKQFYRDCLISGTVDFIFGDAASVFQNCLIIARKPGENQNNMITAHGRKFPYTHSAIVLQNCTISGAPDYLPVKDKSKTYLGRPWKALARTIIMQSNIDDIITPEGYSPMEGTVGLDTGYFVEFQNRGPGAKTEGRVKWPAIKTIDINEAKKWTPGVFLETETDKWISQTGTPCYPDMVPGV